A genome region from Dictyoglomus sp. includes the following:
- the rsmG gene encoding 16S rRNA (guanine(527)-N(7))-methyltransferase RsmG: MRKKLEILGIYSSPLQEELFYKYLENLMLWNRKINLTSIEKEEEIILKHFIDSLSCSLALKDEEIERVIDVGTGAGFPGIPLKIIFPSWKLTLLESQKKKVEFLKELINNLELKDVEIVWDRAENLAKKENYRESYDLVLARGVAKPNIVLEYTIPFVKLNKIFLAQTGDKNFIEWEKSVKISEILGAKWEKVISFKLDDLNRMLIVFRKIKKTPENYPRKPGIPEKRPLDPKRMI; the protein is encoded by the coding sequence TTGAGAAAAAAATTAGAAATTTTGGGGATTTATTCTTCACCGTTACAGGAAGAATTATTCTATAAATATTTAGAAAATTTAATGCTATGGAATAGAAAAATAAACTTAACATCTATCGAGAAAGAAGAGGAGATAATCTTAAAGCATTTTATTGATTCTCTATCATGCAGCTTAGCTTTGAAAGACGAAGAAATTGAAAGAGTAATTGATGTGGGAACGGGAGCAGGATTTCCAGGAATTCCCTTGAAAATAATTTTTCCCTCTTGGAAGCTAACTCTTTTAGAATCCCAGAAAAAAAAGGTAGAATTTCTTAAAGAATTGATAAATAATTTAGAATTGAAAGATGTTGAAATTGTATGGGATAGAGCAGAAAATCTTGCAAAAAAAGAAAATTATAGAGAAAGCTATGATTTAGTTTTAGCAAGAGGGGTAGCAAAACCCAATATAGTTTTAGAATATACCATACCTTTTGTAAAACTAAATAAGATTTTTTTAGCACAAACAGGAGACAAGAATTTTATTGAATGGGAAAAATCAGTTAAGATTTCAGAAATCCTAGGAGCAAAATGGGAAAAGGTAATAAGCTTTAAATTAGACGATTTGAATAGAATGCTTATTGTATTTAGAAAAATTAAAAAAACTCCTGAAAATTATCCTCGAAAACCTGGAATACCTGAAAAAAGACCTTTAGATCCAAAACGCATGATATAA
- a CDS encoding metalloregulator ArsR/SmtB family transcription factor has translation MNKEKKYLTSEECEGLADVFKSLSSSVRVHILCTLSDGEKSAGEIAKEVNASFANTSQNLKDLYNLGLLKKRRSGQHVFYSLASDDVMELLKLVYKIRYRTPVK, from the coding sequence ATGAATAAGGAGAAAAAATATTTAACGTCAGAAGAATGTGAAGGACTAGCTGATGTTTTCAAATCTCTTTCAAGTTCTGTAAGAGTTCACATTCTTTGTACTCTCTCTGATGGAGAGAAAAGTGCTGGAGAAATTGCAAAGGAAGTTAATGCATCCTTTGCAAATACTTCTCAAAATTTAAAAGATCTTTATAACTTAGGACTTTTGAAAAAGAGAAGAAGTGGACAGCATGTTTTTTATTCTCTTGCCAGTGATGATGTAATGGAATTATTAAAATTAGTTTATAAAATTCGCTATAGAACTCCAGTAAAATAA
- a CDS encoding GNAT family N-acetyltransferase has protein sequence MEIVEVKSKKQKNDFIMFPFKLYKNDPLWVPPLISEMKKIIEGPGSLLFQSGPHTFLLAYEGKEVVGRLAVGIDEKLNKLRNKQDGYITLFECINDQNVAFKLLDKAILWLKDRKIKYVSAFVSPTNGDDFRGMLIENFQDPPLIYTTYNPPYYVDLFENYGFKRDHVFLAFKYNLKSLPLDNAIKLIEYAKKKYGFVTRPADYSKIEREAKALQYIIERAEIPIEYDYLIPPTEEEMISLAKELKNFIPPNFVQMAWIKDEPVGFAVAIPDYNQVLKRLNGKLFPFGLLKFLWYKRKINRARVFLAFVLPEHQSKGIPAALFVELLKYARSLGYDFAEGSTININNLKMCKEAESAGGIPYKKFAIYGKNI, from the coding sequence ATGGAAATTGTAGAGGTCAAAAGCAAAAAGCAAAAAAATGATTTTATTATGTTTCCTTTCAAATTATATAAAAATGATCCTTTATGGGTTCCTCCTTTGATTAGCGAAATGAAAAAAATTATTGAAGGACCAGGAAGCCTTCTCTTTCAAAGTGGACCTCATACCTTTTTATTAGCCTACGAGGGAAAAGAAGTAGTTGGGAGATTAGCTGTCGGAATTGACGAAAAGTTAAATAAACTCAGAAATAAACAAGACGGATATATAACCCTTTTTGAATGTATTAATGATCAAAATGTTGCTTTTAAATTGCTGGACAAGGCTATATTGTGGCTAAAAGACAGAAAAATAAAATACGTATCAGCTTTTGTCTCACCAACAAATGGGGATGACTTTAGAGGAATGCTTATAGAAAATTTTCAAGATCCACCTTTAATTTATACAACCTATAATCCTCCATATTATGTGGATCTTTTTGAAAATTATGGATTTAAAAGAGATCATGTGTTTTTAGCCTTTAAATATAATCTGAAATCTCTTCCCTTAGATAATGCTATAAAGCTCATAGAGTATGCGAAGAAAAAGTATGGATTTGTAACAAGACCTGCGGACTATTCAAAGATTGAGAGAGAAGCAAAGGCTTTGCAATATATCATTGAAAGAGCAGAGATTCCAATAGAATATGATTACTTAATTCCTCCCACAGAAGAAGAAATGATTTCTTTAGCAAAAGAGTTAAAAAACTTTATACCCCCTAACTTTGTTCAAATGGCATGGATAAAGGATGAGCCAGTAGGATTTGCAGTAGCTATTCCTGACTATAATCAAGTTCTTAAGAGACTGAATGGAAAATTATTTCCTTTTGGTTTATTAAAATTCCTATGGTACAAAAGAAAAATAAATAGAGCAAGAGTTTTCTTAGCCTTTGTATTACCAGAACATCAATCAAAAGGAATTCCCGCTGCATTATTTGTGGAATTGTTAAAATATGCAAGAAGTTTAGGTTATGACTTTGCAGAGGGATCTACAATAAATATTAATAACTTAAAAATGTGTAAAGAAGCAGAAAGTGCTGGAGGTATTCCTTATAAAAAATTTGCAATATATGGAAAAAATATTTAG
- a CDS encoding Hsp20/alpha crystallin family protein: MKKDEIFMKEDEYFRSQIFRLVDCFYRHGSKVPFQWGAWIPAVDVYETEDKIVVLVDIAGVNKENIDLTFQENKLLIRGTRPVRSYSNPEIYYQMEINFGPFERVIHLPCAVDAEKAEAVYKEGFLEILLPKK; encoded by the coding sequence ATGAAAAAGGATGAAATCTTTATGAAAGAAGATGAGTATTTCAGAAGTCAAATATTTAGATTAGTAGATTGTTTTTATAGGCATGGAAGTAAGGTTCCTTTTCAATGGGGTGCATGGATCCCTGCAGTTGATGTTTACGAAACTGAAGATAAAATAGTAGTTTTAGTAGATATTGCTGGGGTAAATAAAGAGAATATAGATTTAACTTTCCAAGAGAATAAACTTCTTATAAGAGGAACAAGACCTGTTAGATCCTATTCTAATCCTGAAATCTACTATCAGATGGAAATAAATTTTGGTCCCTTTGAAAGAGTAATACATCTTCCCTGTGCTGTTGATGCAGAAAAAGCAGAGGCAGTATATAAAGAGGGATTTTTAGAGATTTTACTTCCCAAAAAGTAA
- a CDS encoding ATP phosphoribosyltransferase regulatory subunit gives MIEKIIRNTLEKWGYWEIKVPILGDFSLWEGDNIVKIIDRKGRICALRPEITSLVIQNINCDNIPTRVYYMGPIFTVDNGEIIENFQIGWELISIQDEWRDIEGLLIIFDVLSKLNIKEFIIEINSTEIWDYIWKDLDGEKIDRCKKYLIKKDYVNLIREISLENENIVKDVKNFIFYPNRDIENLELKTLIEKLHNFKKKLEKIGIEKDKIVISPMLFRPFDYYKGLIFQVYLKELKTPLGGGGSYIQYNRKGEKIYGIGFAFVEEKLSSILKNIEDNEKIFIGDKEKYIEYYEILREEREKCNKVVFIPYIENIEIEKLKGEIIFLT, from the coding sequence ATGATAGAGAAAATAATAAGAAATACTTTAGAGAAATGGGGATATTGGGAGATTAAAGTTCCAATACTAGGAGACTTTTCTCTTTGGGAAGGAGATAATATTGTAAAAATTATAGATAGAAAAGGAAGAATTTGTGCATTAAGACCTGAGATTACTTCTTTGGTTATTCAAAATATAAATTGTGATAATATTCCTACTCGGGTATATTATATGGGTCCAATTTTTACAGTAGATAATGGAGAAATAATAGAAAACTTTCAAATAGGATGGGAACTTATTAGTATTCAAGATGAATGGAGAGATATTGAAGGATTGTTAATAATTTTTGATGTTTTATCAAAATTGAATATAAAAGAATTCATTATAGAAATAAACTCAACAGAAATATGGGATTATATTTGGAAAGATTTAGATGGAGAGAAAATTGACAGATGTAAAAAATATCTAATAAAAAAAGATTATGTAAATTTAATTAGAGAGATCTCTTTAGAAAACGAAAATATAGTTAAAGATGTAAAGAATTTTATCTTTTATCCTAATAGGGATATTGAAAATCTAGAATTAAAAACTCTAATAGAAAAACTACATAATTTTAAGAAGAAGCTTGAAAAAATTGGGATAGAGAAAGATAAAATAGTTATTTCACCTATGTTATTTAGACCTTTCGATTATTATAAAGGTTTAATCTTCCAAGTCTATTTAAAAGAATTGAAAACTCCATTAGGGGGAGGAGGAAGCTATATCCAATATAATAGGAAGGGTGAAAAAATCTATGGAATTGGTTTTGCTTTTGTAGAGGAGAAATTGTCATCTATTTTAAAGAATATTGAGGATAATGAGAAAATATTTATAGGAGATAAAGAAAAATATATTGAATATTATGAAATTTTAAGAGAAGAAAGAGAAAAATGTAATAAAGTAGTATTTATTCCTTATATTGAAAATATAGAAATTGAAAAATTAAAAGGAGAGATTATTTTTCTAACATGA